AGCATTTTATAGGCTAGCAGTGAATAACCCTGGCAGACCGTGCTTCCCGTTTTCAGGCCATCGTAGGCTGTGTACTTTTGCTGTGCTTCATCATACTTCAGGCGAACGACGATCCAATCATGGATGGCCTTCACCTTCTCATGATCCGTCATTCCCTTCGTAATAATATCCCCCAGCACCGCTTTAACTGTGCTATCCACATAAGCTGTCTGTTCCTTCGTCTCCCGGTAGCTTAAACGAATCGTAACCTGAGCGGAGGTCGTTGTGCCTGTATAGCTGAATGCGTAGCTTTTGATCGTATAATTCACATACGGATCGCTCTCCATGGCCTGTTGGATGGCCGTCTGTAATTGCTGTTTGAGACCGTTCACTCGCCCTTGATATGTAAAGGTCAGCGTTTCACTCCGCGTAGCCATTGCCTGTAAAAGCTTGTTCTGAAGCTGCTGCGATGATACCGATGGAGCCGGCTTGATCGACGCCGCATACACATTGCTGCCCCACTCCACAGCCTGCGGCAGCAACACAGCCAGCGCTGCACCCGCAACCAGACATTTTACAAGCCTAACCCCGATTTTTCTGTTCATACAGAGCGTTCCTGCCCTTCTTAGCATAGTTATAAACAGCTCTATCTTACCATAAAAACAGTTGCCCCAAACGCTCTAGTTTTGTCGGTTGCAGACGAGTAATGGGACAGTTAAAAAGACAGGTTGCGACACACATACTCGGCGATATAACAGATGGGAGCAAGGGGCAAACATGTCGTTCGCAGCGAATTTTATCACAGCAATCTAAGTATCCTCATGATATGG
The Paenibacillus peoriae DNA segment above includes these coding regions:
- a CDS encoding transglutaminase domain-containing protein; this translates as MNRKIGVRLVKCLVAGAALAVLLPQAVEWGSNVYAASIKPAPSVSSQQLQNKLLQAMATRSETLTFTYQGRVNGLKQQLQTAIQQAMESDPYVNYTIKSYAFSYTGTTTSAQVTIRLSYRETKEQTAYVDSTVKAVLGDIITKGMTDHEKVKAIHDWIVVRLKYDEAQQKYTAYDGLKTGSTVCQGYSLLAYKMLERAGITNRIVEGRAGGQLHAWNLVLLDGRWYHMDTTWDDPTPDRANEVSTSYYLLTDTEMRRDHSWVKPYPQANTSYRETLSALVAAGGSKAAVYQKLYNTLEYPLQDGKGLVKSSADIKEQVRKIVNKGGTTLTFAYQGTERSLKEDLQSLYQLGLKSISYQITDLGSTGNLRVTLKWT